The following nucleotide sequence is from Drosophila takahashii strain IR98-3 E-12201 chromosome 3L, DtakHiC1v2, whole genome shotgun sequence.
aaattttgtttcatatgaagtttttgttttggacgactttttgttgggttgagtactagccctaagtCTTGAACAATTGCTTTTAATGTGATTTTGatattgtaaaatgaaatacaTGCGGATGAAATACATGGCATCATTTGCCATCGAAATCGTAAATATGTAATAGCTTTATACCCCCCAAGAAGATTTAATTACGTAATTTTATGTTGGGACTATCAATTTaggtaaagtaaaaaaaaagtcttaaattttgcatacatttttagTTAGTACATATAACATGCAATTCAAAAGATTTATTATGTTATATTTCATATAGTTTTAAACTTGGGATTTTAAAGCCATTTATGtattaaatgatatttttacattttttaaaaatcttagtGATTAGTGATTAAATCGACCTATTTCTAAATGCGAGTATTTACAAATCTTgtataattgattttaatgtgattttgatgttgtttatttatttattttttaataaggcTAACTTAAAGTTAAGTATAATCGTAATTATAATCACTTTGTCCAAGTTTTATTAATCTGTTTGTTTAACTTATGGTGCTAGATAATTAtcaccttttttttgtatataaagaaaacaaacCCTTAAGCTTTCAACCTTTTTTAtgctttaaaattatagaCATAGATATGTTTTTCAAGTTATAATTAATTCCGTAAACTTTATTActatttggaaaataaattgagaTCATGGctgattaataaatatttttgaaattatcttTGCAGGTGCCCAGCGCTTTGGTCGCATGGGCAATGGACCGCCGCCGCACTTTGGCATGATGCCCGGCGGAAATGTGCGTCGCCCGGAGAGCACCGACGATCGCCATGCCATCGCGCGTCACGCTGAGATTTATccgaaggaggaggagctgcagaCCATCCAGCGCATCGTTTCGCACACTGAACGGGCCTTGAAACTGGTCTCTGATGCCCTGGCTGAGCAGCCCAGCGATGCCGGAGCGGCCAACAAGAAGGATAAGACCGACAAGCCGTCGGAGAAGGATGGACGCGACAACCAGATCTTCTCGTTCCACAAGGACGCCGACAACGGTGGCAATGTGGTGCGCATTCTGAAGGGAGTGATGCGAGTGGGTTACCTGGCCAAGGGCCTACTCCTCCACGGCGACAATGCCGTCGAGCTGGTCGTCCTCTGTGCGGAGAAGCCAACGGCGGGTCTCCTGCAGCGTGTGGCCAATGTGCTGCCCGACAAACTCAAGGAGGTGGCAGGTAAGTTAGAAGAGACGTAGCCTTTGCAAAGCACTATTCTTGAATCACATTTCGGTTGTCCCATTGAGAGGAACACAAAACAGATGAAAACTTTTTCCAGAGAAATGGCTTGAGTGATCAAAGCGGCTATAAGGTCGAGAAAATCACTGAATCATaatcaaaaaaacgaaatataacACGTTCTTAGCTTGGCCAATTTCATGCTGACCCAGAGCGGGTGAATTTGgccaaataaaatgaaatgaaaagaaaaaaaaaacgattttcgGAGCGCTAAAGATGCTAGATGAACGCAACTCACATTCGCTATTCATTACGTTCACCTTCGACGGGCAATTTGTGTGGAAAAAGTCAGCAAAAaactaaatcaaatcaaaacaaattaaattaactaaaattattGTACATAGAAACTAGGACAACTTGAGTTGAGCCCTGTTGTTGCGGTGGATATATGATTGCCACGCCCAACCGCCAAACCGCGCCCAACGCCCCCAGCCAACATAGCAACTAATTGCGAATAAAAACGTATTTGCCGTTTTCAGCTTCTCTCTCTGCAGGATAAGTTTCGAGCCTCGAGCCTTGAAGCTCTGTGAGTCTAGAGAGTCTAGTGACTAGAGACTAGCGTGTGTCGTTCAGTTAGCCGTCTGTAGCCGTAGCTCTCAGCCCTCCCAGgttgctcctcctgctgctactccactccactccgaTCAGATCACCACCAATCAGCAACGGATCGTCACGGTAACAAGCGCGGACTCGGTGCCACAAGTTCAGCCCAGCAGTGGTGTCCTTGATGAACAaaccaaatcaaaatcaaaacaaaaactcttAACCAACTGAAATTCGAATTTCGAACCAAaggaatatatttatacaaagTTTACTGCGCTTCGCTCCCCGTTTCCGGATGAAACTTTGTGTAAATAAAGTCCTTTGATGGCATGGCCTGGCCTTTGAAGTTGACCAAGACAACAAGACGCCAAGAAGCAATGCGATTGATCCACACACGAGACGCGATTGCCAGTGCTTGAGCCCAAAATTGCAGCGCTAATCCTCGAGGCGCTTCGTCTTTCACTCGAAACCCAAGCAAATATATCTATACAATATAATAACtcgtatacatatatatgtccAAGCGGCCGAATTGTGTGTATCAAGCTTGATTGTccaatattgaaaatatatatagaatatattacatGGAGAACAAACTAAACTAACCAACAATCCAAACAATATAATTCCGTTAATTCAAGTCGAAATTCAGTAGAATACAGAAAAGAGTGCGCGCTCTAAGTGGAATTGCAACGGGTGGATGACGCCGAGTCCGAATCCGAATTCTCGAGCTTGCAATTCCGTTTACGAGACCCCGAAAAAGCGGAGATACCGATACCAATACCGAAAACCGATACCGATCCCAGCACGCAAGTCGAACGAATCCCCTGTTTGCTGGGAAGGGAACCGAGCGAATACGAGGATCGTGGGAAGAAACAAACATTATTTGTGCCTttcatatatatacaatacCGTGCATCAAGTCCCCATTTCAACAATACTATTCTATTGTTGCTAATCACTATTTTTCGTGCATTTTGCGGGCCCACACTGGAATTTTGCTTCACCCACAATGTTTGTCTCTTTTTCCAAGTCGAATCTAGTATTTCGATGTTAtttatgatatatttttgagaaGCCTTTAGTGACATTTGGTTTTTCTCCTTTGCTCTCTTGTTTTCAGGCGACATTCAGGTCAATTATCGCGTGGAGGTCAACGCCGAGGAGGCGGCTTTGATCGTGCTGGATGAGGCTGTTTCGGTCAAGATAACCCTCACTTCGCCCCTGCTGCGCGACACCAATCCAGGAGACCCGTCGACCAGCGAGGATGGCGAGGGCGATGCTGAATACTTGGCCCGTGAGCCGTGTCTGCGTGTAAGTATCCCcttgaatttaattgaaaaagacATCCATCATCATCTCATTCCTTGAAAAATCCCAAATTAAGTTCAAAATCttaattcaaatattaaataataatgtatCTAATTCGTGAGTTAACTTGAATCACTTGTTTCACTTGATTTCTcgtaaggaaaaacaagtgatacaagcacagaataaaagtgagtgggagtgataaaattactaagcaaattatttacgtttcgaaattattttatatctatttattttatattaaatcacttgtttttctttatgaaaaaatcaaatgaaaaaaagtgcTCCAAGTtaactgattttaaaaattgactttcAAGTATACTCATGCAGGACTCTACTGAAGGCCTTAGCTGCTAGAGCTCTTAATCTTAGTTAGCTTATAGTTAtaactttaagtttgctttatataaataaataaataaaataaatagacatccaactaattaaatttattttctatacaGGCCCTGGCTGACTTGCGGCATGCCAAGTGGTTCCAGGCTCGCGCCACTGGCCTCCAGTCGTGCGTCATGGTCATTCGCATCCTTAGGGACTTGTGCCAGCGCGTGGCCTCCTGGCAGGCGCTGCCCCAGTGGTCGTTGGAGCTGCTCGTCGAAAAGGTGATCTCCTCGGCCGGCTTTCCCATCTCACCCGGCGACTGCATGCGCCGCATTATGGAGGCTCTGTCCTCGGGCTTTTTGATCAATGGTCCCGGCCTGCTGGATCCCTGCGAGAAGGATCCCACAGACGCCCTGCTCGACTTGACCAAACAGGAGCGGGAGGATCTCACCGTGTCGGCCCAGCTGTTCCTGCGCTACATTGCCTTCCGGCAGATCTACAAGGTGCTCGGCATGGAGCCGCTGCCGGCCATGAAGTTTCCCATGCGTCCGTGGCGCATCAACCGCAAGCGTCGCAGGTCGTCGGGCAAGGCTGGTGGGCCGCCCGGCGGGGAGACCGGAGAGTCCAATGACATCGACGAGACCGGCTCCGATGAGAAGGTGGCCAAGAAGGAGGGCGCCGGCGGCTCGGGCTCTGGAAGCGcctaaaatagtttatatacACGTAGTCGGCTACTAATATTACAATTTCTCTCAAGATAAAAACACTTAACACTTAACTATAACCAACTATTATCTCTCCACGAGTATTCAAACCAACCTCTGGGGCACAAGGAGCTGCGCATGTCCAACATGTTGCCCGGTTGGCAATTAGAGAAACCCCCCtataaacacaaaaacctTTAACTAACAATATTTAGCGGATCATACAACTTGTATTTTTCTAGCATTAGTGCAACGGAAGGCAATGTATTCAGTTTAGATGTGAACATCTCGGCCCTCACACGAttcacacacatatatataaatacatgaACGAAACggattttaataaaacgtaATGAACAACTATAATGATTgggatattattatttattcgccTAGAAATCGTCATTTTTGTGAGGGTTCTTAAAGGAGGATCCTTTAATACTATTTATTATAATGttctctttatttattttacaaaatcaGCAATATGTTTATAAGAAATCATTCCATTTCGAGCAACTTTTCTTGTTGACAGCTGGTAGATTTTCGGCAGGACGTTTGTTGGACCTTGGAACCTTGTTCCTGGATTTATTAAAGTTCATGGGGACTTCCTCGAATAGTTcttggttttgattttgtatttccgaaggatctgctgcagtttttttaatactttcaatTGGTTCATCCACATAGTTGGCCCATTTGTTAGTTTGTTTCTTGGGAGGAGTATCCTGTTTTTCAAGGCTGTTTTCCTTCTgctcctgttgctgctgggctgTGAGGAAAAGATCCTCCTTCAGTTTTTCCTCCCGCATTCCACGctctaaatttaattgttgtaCCTTGGCCCGGCATTCTGGTcctgaattttgaattatttcaaattatttttaatataaagtataaatataatacaaatataagtACCTGATCCTTTGAAGAACTCCTTGAGCAAATCCTGCTTCTGTCTGCAAATCTTACACTGCCATTTATTCACTTTCTTCACAAAGTCCACCTAAACGGAAAAGAATTTATTGAGAATTGGTATTAAATGGAGTTATCTGAGCACTCACCTGGTACATTTTGCATTGAATGCATTGCAAGACTCGGATTTGCTGGGACATTTTTAAAGCCtggttaaaaaacaaaacaaattaaaggcGCCTGGAGAGACCAGGGATGGATAATAACAATTACTGGAACtagtaatttaaaagtaaaacttttattaagctaatatacagctaattttaatatttcttgaaatatatttatttaatatttattataccttTTCCGGAACTAGTGACTCCGGTTCCGCAGCGAACCAGTCGTCAAGCAATGATTATCCATCCCTGGtccaaaatataaacaaagctGCAGCGTTTAATTTGAAGTCACTGCGATTAGTGGTTTCTAAAAATGCGTTTGGTAAGTCATTCCGGCAATTAAGACCTTCCTATCAGCGGAGGTGACTCTCCACTTTGCATCCACAGTACTGTCTCAGCGGGGACCTGGCCAAGCCATGCTACATCATCACCTTCAAAGGCCTGCGGATCATGCTGGATTGCGGCCTCACCGAGCAGACGGTGCTCAACTTCCTGCCGCTGCCCTTCGTCCAGTCGCTGAAGTGGTCCAATCTGCCCAACTTTGTGCCACCGCGGGATCACGATCCCCAGATGGACGGCGAGCTGAAGGACTGCTGCGGCCGGGTGTTCGTGGACTCCACGCCGGAGTTCAATCTGCCCATGGACAAGATGCTGGACTTTAGCGAGGTGGATGTGATACTTATCTCGAATTATCTTAATATGTTGGCCCTGCCGTACATCACGGAGAATACGGGCTTCAAGGGCAAGGTCTATGCGACTGAACCAACGTTGCAGATTGGCCGTTTTTTCCTGGAGGAGCTGGTGGATTACATCGAAGTCTCGCCAAAGGCCTGCACCGCTCGCCTCTGGAAGGAGAAGCTCCACCTGCTGCCCAGTCCGCTGAGCGAGGCCTTTCGGGCCAAGAAGTGGCGCACCATCTTCAGCCTGAAGGATGTCCAGGGCAGCCTGTCCAAGGTGACCATTATGGGCTACGACGAGAAGCTGGACATTCTGGGCGCCTTTATTGCCACCCCGGTGAGTTCGGGCTACTGCCTGGGCTCCAGCAACTGGGTGCTGAGCACGGCCCACGAGAAGATCTGCTATGTGAGTGGCTCCTCCACGCTGACCACGCATCCTAGGCCTATTAATCAATCGGCACTGAAGCACGCCGATGTGCTCATCATGACGGGATTGACGCAGGCGCCGACTGTGAATCCGGACACCAAGCTGGGCGAGCTGTGCATGAATGTGGCTCTGACCATCCGGAACAATGGCTCCGCCTTGATACCCTGCTATCCCTCTGGCGTGGTCTACGATCTCTTCGAGTGTCTCACGCAGAATCTGGAGAATGCCGGGCTGAATAATGTGCCCATGTTCTTCATTTCCCCCGTGGCCGACAGCTCGCTGGCCTACTCGAACATCCTGGCCGAATGGCTCAGCTCGGCCAAGCAGAATAAAGTTTATCTGCCGGATGATCCGTTCCCTCATGCCTTCTATCTGCGGAATAACAAGTTGAAGCACTATAACCATGTGTTTTCCGAGGGCTTCAGCAAGGATTTTCGACAGGTATTACTTCGGTTTTATAGTagttagagccctgcatgagtggattcaatgaattatctagaattttttgttttatatgaatgagttaataagaattttgagttttatagaattgcatgaatttgaattttgagtttaatagaattgaatgaatgaatagcatgaattccgaaataattcaaacgacaatttcttttaaagaagaaagggccataagtttgtgattaaatatgcctgaattttatttactaagcagttaacattgatttgttaaaaattgtccactttttgttctcaaaagaaagcacaaaaaaaatctgacaaattaaaaaaattcataaaaattattctttcattcattcaattcaaaatgaattagataaacattcaatttatttcacatagaactgaattaaacaaatccgAAATTTCAGGACTCTATTAGTAGTAACCATTTTGTAATTCCCTTTCCTCTTTTTTAGCCCTGCGTGGTTTTCTGTGGGCATCCCAGCCTGCGTTTCGGCGACGCGGTGCACTTCATCGAAATGTGGGGCAACAATCCCAATAACTCTATAATCTTCACGGAGCCGGACTTCCCCTATTTGCAAGTACTGGCGCCTTTCCAACCGCTTGCCATGAAGGCCTTCTACTGCCCCATCGACACCTCTTTAAATTATCAGCAGGCCAATAAGCTGATCAAGGAGCTGAAGCCAAATGTGCTGGTCATCCCGGAAGCCTATACAAAACCGCATCCCTCGGCGCCGAATCTGTTCATAGAACAGCCGGACAAGAAGATAATCACCTTCAAGTGCGGCGAGATCATCCGGTTGCCTTTAAAACGCAAGCTGGATCGAATTTACATCACCTCGGAGATGGCCCAAAAGATATCGCCCAGGGAAGTGGCCGCCGGAGTGACTTTCTCAACGCTGACTGGCGTGCTGCAGGTAAAGGACAAGGTCCATTGCATCCAGCCATGTGCGGATAGCATTAAAGAAGAGACCTCCAGCTCAAGTGCCAGCGCTCCCACTAAGGAAGATGTGCTAAAGAACGTAAAATACGAGTACGGTAGCATCGATGTGGAGGCGGTGATGAAGCGGTTGACGCAGGACGGCTTCTCCAACATCAAGTTGGACCGCACTGGTGGCGCTCTGACCCTAAACCTGGTCAACGAGGATACGGTCATCAAGTTCGAGGACAACGAGACGCACATCATTTGCGGCGGCAAGCCAACCACTCGTCTCAAGCTTCGGGATACCTTAATGAAGTGCTTGCAgagtttttgaaaaacataaatgtatTCCTTAAACCTAAAAAACAACGCTTTGATCTTAGATCTTTACATTCAATACCGCAGAGCAACGTTGACAGGTCTCCTGCTCTGCATTCTCCTCTAGACTGTAACGACGACAACGTGGACACAGCGATGTCGGGAGAGTAGTTAGGCTTAACTCCAAGTCGTGATTATCGGAGGGTAGCAGAGTAACAGAACCCACTTGCAGAATCTCACATAGTTCAGAATTTCTTACAGTTTCTCCCGAAGTGCTGTGAATTTTCTGCAGCAGATCCAGCTTACTTCCCTTGATAATCACATCCAAATGCCAGGTGTTTACCTCGCCAGCCTGCTGGTTAATGAGTCGCTTTACATCGAGCGCTGCATTTACCACCGCAGTGGCTTTTGCGTCACTCCATTCAGCTTTACTTTGAACACTCTGCTCATGGAATGCTCTGCCGTTGGCATCGTAGTAGCTCCAGCTTTCCTCCACCAGAAAGGGAACAATGGGCCATAGGCTTTTGCAGAGCTGCCGGTAGCAATGAGTGAGAGTCTGGCGAATGGCGAGCAGCTCCTGATCGTCGCCGCAATAGAGGCGATCCTTGATGAGATGCACGTAGATGGCGGACACTTGATTGGCGAGGAAGTTTTGCACGCAGGCCACCACGCGATTGTACTCATAAGCTTTGTAAAGCTTCTCTACCTGAAAAGGAGTGGAAatgttgtttaaaaattaagttaaacaaatgTATTTAACAAGTTTCCTACCTCGGCTTCAAACTCCACCAACTGGCTCCGCAAATAGCGATTAAGGTAGCTCTTTTCCGGAGTTGTTAGGAGCTCTTTGTTCGCTTGCCTCTCGCCAATCACTCCCTTTAGATACCTTAAAGTACCACGAACCTTGCTCAGATTCTCAGCCGCCTGCTGCAGCAATTTGTCGCTGACCGTGATGGACATGTGTTGGGTTCCATGGGAGGCCACCCACCAACGCAGGGTATCTGTGCCATACTTTTTGGTAATCTCCTTTGGGGAAATTACATTTCCCAGCGACTTGGACATCTTGTAGCCCTTCTCGTCCACCGTAAATCCGTGTACAAAGAGCGATCTAAAAGAGGTTTAGAAGCTTTCTTGTATATTATATGATTCCTACTCACTTATAAGGAGCCACTCCTCGTGCAGCGATGCTCATCAGCAGGGAAGATTGAAACCAGCCGGTGAACTGGTCATATCCCTCCAGATAAAGATCGGCTATCTTATCCCCTTTCAGCACTGCGGACCATGTGCTGCCAGAATCGAACCAGATGTCCAATATATCGCTTCCCTTGACGAGATCTTTGGCTGCGTAACCAAGTTCACTGAGTATAGAGGCGGGCACAAGCTCCTCCAACGACTTGGCCCACCAGAAGTCGATGGAGCCCTCTTGGCGTAATAGTTGGCAGAGGTGTTCGATGAGGGCGGTTGAGAGTACCACCTTTCCAGTCTCCCGAGAATAAAGCACAGGAATGGGAACTCCCCATGCCCGCTGACGGGAGATGCACCAATACGGTCTCTTTTGGAGCTGCGTAAGCAGAGCTTTCTTGCTGGCCTCCGCATTGGTTCGCGGGTAGATTTCCACCTGCTCCAAGGCCTCGGCAGCCGTCGACTTCAGCTTCTCCGTGTTGATGAACCACTGCTCGCTGGCGCGAATTATCACAGGCTGCTTGGTGCGCCAGTCAATGGGATAGGAATGTTCCATTGTGGTCGAGCTCACTACATCGTTTGTTATATGCTCAAGAACTAGAGGATTGCCTTGTTCCAGCACGGATTTTCCGCGTAAAAAAGGAGGAGCTTCCCTTGTGTAAATGCCCTCTTCATTCACCAAACATTTCACGGGTATTTTTCTGGACAGGCTGACCAGGAAATCCTCTGGTCCATGGGCAGGAGCTGTGTGCACCAATCCCGTGCCCTTGCTATCCTGCACGTGGCTGGCGTCGAAGAAGGGCAGCTGCGACTGCTCCTGGTCGATGGGATGTTTGTAGCTAAGCCTGCTTAATGAGTCGCTATCCACATCCTGCACTACTTCACATTTCAGCTGGGTCTTTGCCTCAAAGTCGGCCAAAAGAGCAGAGGCCATGAGATACAGCTCATCCGCGGGATGATCGGATAGCCTGACTAGAACATACTTCAAGGAGGCGTTGTAGCAGATGGCCTGATTACTAGGCAATGTCCAGGGAGTCGTAGTCCAAACGAGGGCATATATTCGCTTATCCTGCGCATCAAAGAGCTCATCTCCATTGAGGGCAAATCTCACATAAACCGAGGGACTTGTGTGATTGGGATCATATTCCAGTTCCGCTTCGGCCAAAGCTGTCCTAAtcgaatatttttgaattagaATTAACTATTTTAAGGTCTCTCCCACTCACCTGGATGAAGGTGACCAGTAAACTGGCTTCAAGTCACGATAGACCAGTCCTTTCTCATATAGATTGTGGAACATTTGCAGCTGATTGGCGATGAACTCTGGCTGGAAAGTCATGTAGATGTTATCCTTCTGCCAGTTGGCCAAGATGCCCCAGTTGCTGAACTCCTCCTTCTGCGATTTAATGGCCTCCAAGGCGAACGAGCGAGCTGTTGattatcattatatattattaagtagCTGGAATCAAGGGGAAAACCCTCACATTTCTGCCGAATTTCCAGGGCATTTTGATTAGGAGCGCTGCTAGTGGCCTTCAGTTCGATGGGCAGGCCATGACAATCCCAGCCGGGAATGTAGTTGACCTGCTGGCCATGAGCCACCCGTTGGCGCAGGGTGATATCCTTCAGGATCTTGTTGACGGCATGGCCCATGTGGAGTTGTCCATTTGCATAAGGCGGTCCGTCGTGGAGGACAAAGGTGGGTTGACCCTTCCCCGCCAGCTGCTGTTCCTGGTACTCATAGGAAGGGGCAATCTTCTTCTGAAAGACGATATGCAGATATATAATGGGTAATTTGGTTACTTCACATATCCCAAAACTTGCCTCCAAAATCAGTCGTTCCTGTTCCTCACGTTTCGCTGAAGTCAGACGGTTGGGAAACTTGGTCTTCGGCAGGTTGATGGTgtctgtatatttttttgcatcTTTTTTAGCCGCTTTCACTGAATATAAGCGAGTTCCAAggcgaaaatttaaaaaccttaGCATTTTGAAGAAGAATAAGGTAAAACGTAACACCAGCCGGCAAAGTGAAAAACATATGTTTATGTGGAACGTAAGCACTGTTCACATGTGTTTATAGGGAACGTAAGCACCGTTCACACTGCTCTCGGCGTGGATCGTAAGTTCAAAAAGGTTCGTTACATTTGACGGATTCCATAGTCACACTTTTTatcataactcattttttacaaatgtattaatttaaaattaatatttaaaataaatgtgaatAATATCCTTTCCTCTTCGCACATTTTGCCAAATGGAAATGGTGTTTCAAAGTGATATTCATCATTCTAAATTCTTAATTAACCCctaagataatttttttttaaaaattcggcTGGCCAAACTCCCAATATCGAACGcaattcttaaaaatgttcttactttgggttcaatttttaaaatttaccatataaaaactaatattccGATTACCGAAAAGaggttaataaattttattttatatagggTTTATAAAGTTATTTTTGCGATTATACAATTACAaaagtaacatttttttaaagttattaacaAATAACTAAATTCGTATTAAGGTTTCTTAGGAAGAATCACCATTCGAATTTATTTGTCCTTCTTTTCCTCATCCTTCGACTTGTCATCCTTTGACTTATCATCCTTTGACCCTTCCCCCTTGGGCGGTTCCTCCTTCTTGGCCTCCTCCGGCTTGGCCTCCTTTTTCTCCTTTTCATCCTTCTTGGACTCAccctccttttccttttccttctccTTGCCGCCCTCGGCCTtcggtggaggaggagcatCGCCCGACATGGTGGCGGCCAGCTGGGTGGCCTTGGCCAGCACCTCCTCCGCATCGCCGACCATGTAGAAGGCGATCTCGGGAATATCATCGTACTCCCCATTTAGCAGCCTCTTAAAGCCCTCCACACACTTCTCCACCGG
It contains:
- the LOC108070002 gene encoding MRN complex-interacting protein, which produces MSQQIRVLQCIQCKMYQVDFVKKVNKWQCKICRQKQDLLKEFFKGSGPECRAKVQQLNLERGMREEKLKEDLFLTAQQQQEQKENSLEKQDTPPKKQTNKWANYVDEPIESIKKTAADPSEIQNQNQELFEEVPMNFNKSRNKVPRSNKRPAENLPAVNKKSCSKWNDFL
- the IntS9 gene encoding integrator complex subunit 9, with the protein product MRLYCLSGDLAKPCYIITFKGLRIMLDCGLTEQTVLNFLPLPFVQSLKWSNLPNFVPPRDHDPQMDGELKDCCGRVFVDSTPEFNLPMDKMLDFSEVDVILISNYLNMLALPYITENTGFKGKVYATEPTLQIGRFFLEELVDYIEVSPKACTARLWKEKLHLLPSPLSEAFRAKKWRTIFSLKDVQGSLSKVTIMGYDEKLDILGAFIATPVSSGYCLGSSNWVLSTAHEKICYVSGSSTLTTHPRPINQSALKHADVLIMTGLTQAPTVNPDTKLGELCMNVALTIRNNGSALIPCYPSGVVYDLFECLTQNLENAGLNNVPMFFISPVADSSLAYSNILAEWLSSAKQNKVYLPDDPFPHAFYLRNNKLKHYNHVFSEGFSKDFRQPCVVFCGHPSLRFGDAVHFIEMWGNNPNNSIIFTEPDFPYLQVLAPFQPLAMKAFYCPIDTSLNYQQANKLIKELKPNVLVIPEAYTKPHPSAPNLFIEQPDKKIITFKCGEIIRLPLKRKLDRIYITSEMAQKISPREVAAGVTFSTLTGVLQVKDKVHCIQPCADSIKEETSSSSASAPTKEDVLKNVKYEYGSIDVEAVMKRLTQDGFSNIKLDRTGGALTLNLVNEDTVIKFEDNETHIICGGKPTTRLKLRDTLMKCLQSF
- the IleRS-m gene encoding isoleucine--tRNA ligase, mitochondrial; this translates as MLRFLNFRLGTRLYSVKAAKKDAKKYTDTINLPKTKFPNRLTSAKREEQERLILEKKIAPSYEYQEQQLAGKGQPTFVLHDGPPYANGQLHMGHAVNKILKDITLRQRVAHGQQVNYIPGWDCHGLPIELKATSSAPNQNALEIRQKSRSFALEAIKSQKEEFSNWGILANWQKDNIYMTFQPEFIANQLQMFHNLYEKGLVYRDLKPVYWSPSSRTALAEAELEYDPNHTSPSVYVRFALNGDELFDAQDKRIYALVWTTTPWTLPSNQAICYNASLKYVLVRLSDHPADELYLMASALLADFEAKTQLKCEVVQDVDSDSLSRLSYKHPIDQEQSQLPFFDASHVQDSKGTGLVHTAPAHGPEDFLVSLSRKIPVKCLVNEEGIYTREAPPFLRGKSVLEQGNPLVLEHITNDVVSSTTMEHSYPIDWRTKQPVIIRASEQWFINTEKLKSTAAEALEQVEIYPRTNAEASKKALLTQLQKRPYWCISRQRAWGVPIPVLYSRETGKVVLSTALIEHLCQLLRQEGSIDFWWAKSLEELVPASILSELGYAAKDLVKGSDILDIWFDSGSTWSAVLKGDKIADLYLEGYDQFTGWFQSSLLMSIAARGVAPYKSLFVHGFTVDEKGYKMSKSLGNVISPKEITKKYGTDTLRWWVASHGTQHMSITVSDKLLQQAAENLSKVRGTLRYLKGVIGERQANKELLTTPEKSYLNRYLRSQLVEFEAEVEKLYKAYEYNRVVACVQNFLANQVSAIYVHLIKDRLYCGDDQELLAIRQTLTHCYRQLCKSLWPIVPFLVEESWSYYDANGRAFHEQSVQSKAEWSDAKATAVVNAALDVKRLINQQAGEVNTWHLDVIIKGSKLDLLQKIHSTSGETVRNSELCEILQVGSVTLLPSDNHDLELSLTTLPTSLCPRCRRYSLEENAEQETCQRCSAVLNVKI